In Pseudomonas asiatica, the following are encoded in one genomic region:
- a CDS encoding mannose-1-phosphate guanylyltransferase/mannose-6-phosphate isomerase yields MIPVILSGGSGSRLWPLSRKQFPKQFLALTGEHTLFQQTLERLVFEGMDTPIVVCNKDHKFIVQEQLAALKLQTQGILMEPFGRNTAPAVAMTAMKLVNEGRDELMLVLPADHVIDDQKALQRALALATVAAERGEMVLFGVPATKPETGYGYIRSSQDALLPEGVARVAQFVEKPDEKRAAEFVQAGGYFWNSGMFLFRASRFLEELKKHDGDIYDTCVLALERSQEDGDVLSIDEATFACCPDNSIDYAVMEKTQRACVVPMSAGWSDVGCWSSLWEVHEKDDNGNVTKGDVVVQDSHNCMIHGNGKLVSVIGLENIVVVETKDAMMIAHKDKVQGVKQMVKTLDEQGRSETQNHLEVYRPWGSYDSVDMGGRFQVKHITVKPGASLSLQMHHHRAEHWIVVSGTAEVTCDENVFLLTENQSTYIPIASVHRLRNPGKIPLEIIEVQSGSYLGEDDIERFEDVYGRTSTPIERGVSVKTIAQ; encoded by the coding sequence ATGATCCCGGTAATTCTTTCTGGTGGTAGCGGTTCCCGTCTGTGGCCTCTGTCGCGAAAGCAGTTCCCCAAGCAGTTCCTGGCCCTGACCGGTGAGCACACACTGTTCCAGCAAACCCTCGAGCGCCTGGTGTTCGAAGGCATGGACACACCGATCGTGGTCTGCAACAAGGACCACAAGTTCATCGTCCAGGAGCAACTGGCCGCACTGAAGCTGCAAACCCAAGGCATCCTGATGGAACCGTTCGGCCGCAATACCGCGCCGGCCGTGGCCATGACTGCCATGAAACTGGTCAACGAAGGCCGCGACGAGCTGATGCTGGTGCTGCCCGCCGACCACGTGATCGATGACCAGAAGGCCCTGCAGCGCGCATTGGCCCTGGCCACCGTGGCCGCCGAGCGTGGCGAGATGGTGCTGTTCGGCGTGCCGGCGACCAAGCCGGAAACCGGCTACGGCTACATCCGTTCCAGCCAGGACGCCCTGCTGCCTGAAGGCGTGGCGCGCGTGGCGCAGTTCGTCGAAAAGCCCGACGAAAAACGCGCCGCCGAGTTCGTCCAGGCCGGCGGCTACTTCTGGAACAGCGGCATGTTCCTGTTCCGTGCCAGCCGCTTCCTCGAAGAGCTGAAGAAGCACGACGGCGACATCTACGACACCTGCGTGCTGGCCCTGGAGCGCAGCCAGGAAGACGGTGATGTGCTGAGCATCGACGAAGCCACCTTCGCCTGCTGCCCGGACAACTCCATCGACTACGCGGTGATGGAAAAGACCCAGCGCGCCTGCGTGGTGCCGATGTCGGCCGGCTGGAGCGACGTGGGCTGCTGGTCGTCGCTGTGGGAAGTGCACGAGAAGGACGACAACGGCAACGTCACCAAGGGCGATGTGGTGGTGCAGGACAGCCACAACTGCATGATCCACGGCAACGGCAAGCTGGTGTCGGTGATCGGCCTGGAGAACATCGTGGTGGTCGAGACCAAGGACGCCATGATGATTGCCCACAAGGACAAGGTCCAGGGCGTCAAGCAGATGGTCAAGACCCTCGACGAGCAGGGCCGCAGCGAAACCCAGAACCACCTGGAAGTGTATCGCCCGTGGGGCTCGTACGACTCGGTGGACATGGGCGGCCGCTTCCAGGTCAAGCACATCACCGTCAAGCCGGGCGCCAGCCTGTCGCTGCAGATGCACCACCACCGTGCCGAGCACTGGATCGTGGTGTCCGGCACCGCCGAGGTGACCTGTGACGAGAACGTGTTCCTGCTGACCGAAAACCAGTCGACCTACATCCCGATCGCATCGGTGCACCGCCTGCGCAACCCGGGCAAGATCCCGCTGGAGATCATCGAAGTGCAGTCCGGCAGCTACCTCGGCGAGGATGACATCGAGCGCTTCGAGGACGTTTACGGGCGTACCTCCACTCCGATCGAACGGGGTGTTTCGGTGAAGACCATCGCGCAGTAA